The Salmo salar chromosome ssa06, Ssal_v3.1, whole genome shotgun sequence sequence TTGTTATGTCTGATGTCGAAACTTGACGCATGTAAAATATTACATACCTCCCAAATGCAGTCTTAAACTGTTTCTGAGGTTTATATTTAGTAAAATGACAGGAGGGATTTGTTCATTTTAATGTAATGCTCGTTTTATTATTTGAAAGTGTAACATGAATTGCATCATTCAAGTCACGAGTGTGTCCCGAAGTTGATGGGTTTATTGATCCCGTCGCCACTCTGGAAGTCACCCATTTATTTTGACCACTATGCCTAAACTTAAATATTCTTCTGCTGGTCTGTCACAGTGGAGGCagctgaggggagaatggctcataataatggccggaatggagcaaatggaatggcatcaaacacctggaaaccatgtgtttgatgtatttgataccgttccaccgATTCTGCTCCattcattaccacgagcccgtcctccccaatgaatgtgccaccaacctcctgtggctgATCAATATCCActcatttaaatgttttttttttttacattttctttcaattgaacctttatttaactaagcaagtcagttaagaacaaattcttatttacaatgatggtctacaCTTTAAATGGGAAATCTAGGATTCAAATATCAATAAAGCCACTACCCCGCCAATTTTTAGTAAATGGATGAGGGATGGGGCTGAAGAAATGTAATCATGCTTTTTCTGTGGTAGACTGTCTCTTTGGCCATTGTATAACTGGGCACCTAAAGCCCTGACCTCTTACATTTCGGCCCAGTGAAATAATTCCTTCCTCAGGAAACAGTGAGAGGGAGTCAGTGAGAGATCTGTCAGTTTGCCCACCAGAAAAGTGTAGCCTATAGACTGGACACTGGAAAGCAGTGGCACCAAATAAGGGCATAAATAACACGTTTCTGGTACAGATGATATTATGTTTCATATTCACAGCCCGTTACCATTTCGTTCAGCATTTTATTGTGTTAAGTTATGAACTGTGTCCAGTAAATTCCAACCAAAACAGTGACCATTTTATAAATCAGATCCATGACAATcattcatacatacacacattttgCAGATTACCTTGGAGAGTAACCCTCATTGGATCATGCAAACATTGTTTATCCATATCATTTTGCATGTCCAAGCTCACAAATAGAAAGTAGTCCAGTTACATGAGTGGGTTGGGTTGGTACATGATGGAAATCAACATGAGTTCTCAATCTTATAAATgtcattagacacacacacattcacacacacatttacacacacacattcacacatgtaCAACAAATACTCAGTCTTATCTGAAAATAAACATCTCTTTCttgctcacaaacacacagtaataaacagctgacacacacacacacacacacacacacacacacacacacacacacacacacacacacacacacacacacacacacacacacacacacacacacacacagaaacatataTTAGCATTAGGGCTCTTTATTTTCCCCTCAAGTCAAACATATCCAGTTGTTCTAAAACCCATTGACAGCCCTGGCCTCAGTCAGTCCACTATCAGGCTGGACACATCCATCCCCTCCTCAGGTGCAAGTCTCCTGGTAGGCCCTTATAATGCTCTCATAAGCAGGAGGTGGGGTCTGTGTGGCATGGAACCCCCTCAGACTACTACTGCTCCAGAACAACTCGGGCCTGGGTGGGATGGCAGCAGCCTGGGCTGCGGTTTGGTGGGCTGACCCAGCTGAATTGGTCAGGGTTGGAGTGCGAGGCAACGTGGTCTGGCTCCCCTCCTCAGCTTCTCGGGCGATCTGGCTGCACTGGAGGAGTGGGTGAAAGGTGGAGGCCCTGAAGCTGGGTTTGCGACCCAAAGGGTCAGCCTGGTCTGGGGAGGAGGCCTGGCGGTGGAAGCTGAAGGCAGCGCTAACCAGGCTGTTGTTGCTCCGCCGGTCGTAGCTGCTGTTGCGATTGAAGCCAGGCCGGGCGCGCGGGGAGGTGCGTGACGGGCGAGGTGGCCGGCGGGTGATACTGCCCGAGCCGGCCCTGCGACGGGACATCCAGGTCAGGACAACATAGACCAGCACCCCCAATAGGATGCCCACCGCAATGGACACACAGAAAGCTATGATCAGGGAgactgggaaggagagagagggaaggggc is a genomic window containing:
- the myct1a gene encoding myc target protein 1 homolog, translated to MAENNTNLFLEILQSFDVVSLIIAFCVSIAVGILLGVLVYVVLTWMSRRRAGSGSITRRPPRPSRTSPRARPGFNRNSSYDRRSNNSLVSAAFSFHRQASSPDQADPLGRKPSFRASTFHPLLQCSQIAREAEEGSQTTLPRTPTLTNSAGSAHQTAAQAAAIPPRPELFWSSSSLRGFHATQTPPPAYESIIRAYQETCT